A DNA window from Streptomyces sp. B21-083 contains the following coding sequences:
- a CDS encoding spermidine synthase — translation MGLRFEEIDWRPTPMGDISLRRRRDPLSGDDVYEVKLGDEFLMSSLFTAGEIALTELGLAKLEGAELDVAVGGLGLGYTAQAALDDPRLRSLIVVDALAEVIGWHERGLVPLGASLASDSRCRLVHGDFFAMALDPHGLDPETPGRRFHAILLDVDHSPRHVLHPRHAALYQPAGLRTLAERLHSDGVFALWSNDAPDEQFNSVLAQVFEESEAHVVEFDNPLQGQTATNTVYVAKKPLNLTA, via the coding sequence ATGGGCCTGCGTTTCGAGGAGATCGACTGGCGTCCGACGCCGATGGGCGACATCAGTCTGCGGCGTCGGCGGGACCCGTTGTCCGGCGATGACGTGTACGAGGTGAAGCTCGGCGACGAGTTCCTGATGTCCAGCCTCTTCACGGCCGGCGAGATCGCGCTCACCGAGCTGGGCCTGGCGAAACTGGAGGGCGCCGAACTGGACGTCGCCGTGGGCGGTCTCGGCCTCGGGTACACCGCTCAGGCGGCGCTGGACGACCCGCGCCTACGGTCGCTGATCGTGGTCGACGCGCTGGCCGAGGTCATCGGGTGGCATGAGCGCGGGTTGGTGCCGCTGGGCGCCTCGTTGGCGTCGGACTCCCGCTGCCGGCTCGTCCATGGCGACTTCTTCGCGATGGCCCTCGACCCGCACGGTCTGGATCCCGAAACGCCGGGCCGCCGCTTCCACGCCATCCTGCTGGACGTCGACCACTCACCCCGTCACGTGCTGCACCCCCGCCACGCGGCGCTGTACCAGCCCGCGGGACTGCGCACGCTCGCCGAACGCCTCCACTCCGACGGGGTCTTCGCCCTGTGGTCGAACGACGCACCGGACGAACAGTTCAACTCGGTGCTCGCGCAGGTCTTCGAGGAATCTGAGGCCCACGTCGTCGAGTTCGACAACCCACTGCAGGGACAAACGGCGACCAACACCGTCTACGTGGCGAAGAAGCCACTGAATCTGACTGCGTGA